In Streptomyces globosus, the following proteins share a genomic window:
- a CDS encoding XRE family transcriptional regulator has product MGDHGPRSLTCTTSSPATLSRSPTGSSFRTTRASHCPSSSTRTCAKRVKDVVRDPAERIRTLRALMGLTQGELAQAAGVSQPLISQIQKGLKPVSADVLTRIAAATGTPMSFFDVDPADLPADTLAFRKKASASAKEVARVEATVREAYRVAVRLMDETKVRRTTLPVAAGTLNGDDIEDLADQTRAALGIAADGVIGHVIRACERAGIPVVPLVLLDSDGAGEEAVVGHSGVSCWKGTTGPSMISYFSAGSGDRQRFTTAHELGHLVLHPHRRAGLDPKQAETEAHRFAGAFLLPRERAEEAFSGPLMLREFAVLKRRWGISIQALINRAHDLGHIDQARRESLYKQLAARGWRTNEPVAVHPEQPTLVRAMLGRKYGEPPSLLQAAEDLGLHPVLMRSLAPDVAADPAPLRTAPVISLGDRRRRGARLQVR; this is encoded by the coding sequence GTGGGGGATCACGGGCCGCGAAGTTTGACCTGTACTACGAGCTCCCCCGCAACACTGAGTCGTTCACCGACTGGGAGTTCATTCCGGACGACGAGGGCTTCACACTGCCCTTCGAGTTCGACGAGGACGTGCGCGAAGAGGGTGAAGGACGTGGTGCGTGATCCAGCTGAGCGCATTCGAACCCTGAGGGCCCTGATGGGCCTCACCCAGGGCGAGCTCGCGCAAGCTGCCGGCGTCTCGCAGCCGCTGATCTCGCAGATCCAGAAGGGTCTCAAGCCTGTCAGCGCCGACGTCCTCACGCGCATCGCCGCGGCGACCGGCACCCCCATGTCGTTCTTCGACGTGGACCCGGCCGACCTGCCCGCCGACACGCTGGCCTTCCGCAAGAAGGCCAGCGCCTCGGCCAAGGAGGTCGCACGGGTAGAAGCGACCGTCAGGGAGGCGTACCGGGTCGCCGTACGCCTCATGGACGAGACCAAGGTGCGCCGCACCACCCTGCCGGTGGCCGCGGGCACCCTCAACGGTGACGACATCGAGGATCTCGCGGACCAGACCCGCGCCGCCCTGGGCATTGCGGCGGACGGAGTGATCGGCCACGTCATCCGCGCCTGCGAACGCGCCGGCATCCCAGTGGTCCCCCTGGTGCTCCTCGACTCTGACGGCGCCGGAGAGGAAGCCGTCGTCGGGCACTCCGGTGTCTCCTGCTGGAAGGGCACCACAGGGCCCTCGATGATCAGCTACTTTTCCGCCGGAAGTGGGGACAGGCAGAGGTTCACCACCGCCCACGAACTGGGGCACCTCGTCCTCCACCCCCACCGCCGAGCTGGCCTCGACCCCAAGCAGGCCGAAACCGAGGCGCACCGCTTCGCCGGGGCGTTCCTGCTCCCCCGCGAACGGGCGGAGGAGGCATTCAGCGGCCCGCTGATGCTCCGCGAGTTCGCCGTACTCAAGCGGCGCTGGGGTATCTCCATCCAAGCTTTGATCAACCGCGCCCACGACCTGGGTCACATCGACCAAGCCCGCCGGGAGAGCCTCTACAAGCAGCTCGCCGCCCGCGGCTGGCGGACAAACGAACCGGTCGCCGTGCACCCCGAGCAGCCCACCCTCGTCCGTGCCATGCTCGGCCGCAAGTACGGCGAACCACCGTCCCTGCTCCAGGCCGCCGAAGACCTCGGCCTGCACCCCGTCCTCATGCGCTCCCTCGCCCCCGATGTCGCAGCGGACCCGGCCCCGCTTCGCACCGCACCGGTGATCAGTCTCGGCGATCGCCGTCGCAGAGGCGCACGCCTTCAGGTTCGCTGA
- a CDS encoding RNA polymerase sigma factor: MEDAASSELLVDPSVPGTPRPLEAPTAALPGRQLAEALHHEQYPALIRFLLFSGATWPEAQDAAQEAFTKMCTPGLNISRPKAWLRTVAWRAWVSQKVRPEDACADLPEPEVSLRWETPAYAAEIGEEARLVVEHLLRLPSKQRAALAWNLDGFTTEETARAMGTTQTAVRQNLSRARAALKESLGLHSDYEEDEAPGGAS; encoded by the coding sequence ATGGAGGATGCCGCCAGCTCTGAACTGCTCGTGGACCCCTCCGTACCGGGTACACCTAGGCCCCTGGAGGCGCCCACGGCGGCCCTGCCTGGCCGCCAGCTCGCCGAGGCCCTGCACCACGAGCAGTACCCCGCTCTGATTCGCTTCCTGCTCTTCTCCGGAGCGACTTGGCCCGAGGCCCAGGACGCGGCCCAGGAGGCGTTTACGAAGATGTGCACCCCGGGCCTGAACATCAGCAGGCCCAAGGCGTGGCTGCGCACGGTCGCCTGGCGGGCCTGGGTCAGCCAGAAGGTAAGGCCGGAGGACGCCTGCGCCGATCTTCCCGAACCGGAGGTCAGCCTGCGCTGGGAGACGCCGGCCTACGCGGCGGAAATTGGGGAGGAGGCCCGGTTGGTGGTTGAGCACCTCCTGAGACTGCCGTCCAAACAGCGCGCCGCTCTGGCGTGGAACCTCGACGGGTTCACCACGGAGGAAACTGCGCGGGCTATGGGAACGACGCAGACGGCGGTGCGGCAGAACCTGTCACGCGCCCGCGCGGCGCTGAAGGAGAGCCTGGGGCTCCACAGCGACTACGAAGAGGACGAAGCGCCGGGGGGAGCATCATGA